In Astyanax mexicanus isolate ESR-SI-001 chromosome 17, AstMex3_surface, whole genome shotgun sequence, a single window of DNA contains:
- the LOC103037488 gene encoding glutaredoxin domain-containing cysteine-rich protein 2, with protein MEEPQKKPGQRYESKPRKVRFKLASSYSGRVLKHVYEDGQELDSPEEKYPHSFIHTKIPQHLDMGQLYGFQEMQDEGLYPPTGLIAQRINVYRGGSGYRPPDYGDQPDGEEKAPVLDFGKIIIYTSNLKIIRSPHRKGESSRSHHRSRREGGEASPGRESRSKGKQKSRSSRSEERSPAPKQKASVKKEVKKVQEVPEVQEVQEVASCGQCGGSGSAPCSLCHGSKLSMLANRFNESIRELRCPACNPDGLEQCQLCAQ; from the exons ATGGAGGAGCCGCAGAAGAAGCCGGGACAGAGGTACGAGAGCAAGCCCCGAAAAGTGAGGTTCAAGCTGGCCTCGTCCTACAGTGGCCGAGTGCTGAAGCACGTCTACGAGGACGGCCAGGAGCTGGACAGTCCTGAGGAGAAGTACCCTCACAGCTTCATCCACACCAAGATCCCTCAACACCTGGACATGGGGCAGCTTTACGGCTTCCAGGAGATGCAGGACGAGGGTCTGTACCCACCTACGGGACTCATAGCCCAGAGGATCAATGTGTACCGGGGAGGCAGCGGCTACAGGCCTCCAGACTACGGGGATCAACCAGACGGTGAAGAAAAA GCACCGGTTTTAGACTTTGGAAAGATCATCATCTACACCAGCAACCTGAAGATTATCCGCTCTCCTCATAGAAAAGGCGAGTCCAGTAGAAGCCATCACCGAAGTCGTAGAGAGGGAGGAGAGGCGTCGCCGGGTCGGGAGTCCAGATCCAAGGGAAAACAGAAATCAAGAAGCTCTCGCAGTGAAGAACGCAGTCCTGCTCCCAAACAAAAGGCGTCCGTGAAG AAGGAGGTCAAAAAGGTTCAGGAGGTGCCAGAAGTCCAGGAAGTTCAGGAAGTGGCCAGTTGCGGACAGTGTGGAGGCTCGGGCAGCGCTCCTTGTTCCTTGTGCCATGGCAGCAAGCTGTCCATGTTGGCCAATCGCTTCAACGAGTCCATCCGTGAGCTGCGCTGTCCGGCCTGCAATCCTGATGGCCTGGAGCAGTGCCAGTTGTGTGCCCAGTAG